The DNA segment TAATGGATCAGAAATCAGAATCACGTGATAAATATCACTATATATAAATCTCAGCATTTACCCTGTATGTTTGGACATCTGCAAATTATTTAGGACCACTAGACTAGCTATAAATTAAGTACCCTATTGTAATTTTACAAAGTTCAGTTTGCAGGGATCAGACTGCTATACTTTTCAAGATTACCCTAACATATATTATTCTAAATGATAAATATCATTGCTATACACTTTCCAGACCACTAAATAAACAAAAAAGAAGTCCCTAACAGAAGAATACGCATCTAAACAAGTTTGTTTGACATTTCATTCAAGATATGTTAAGATTAATTAAAAATTCATTCCAGACCAGTGTAACAGATTATTAATATAATTCAATTGGTGTTTGACATTCTAGGTTccaggttccttcttaactgttTGCCTACTTATCTTTTCCCAAAATGGAGTAGCTTTTCTCATTAAGACATCAAACATAAAACTCTCAGCGTGCCTAAATGGTAATTCATTTACCAGAATATAATGAGAAACGACTTTTCTCATCTCAGAATGATCGTATTTAAAATTTAGAAGTGCTACCTCAGATGATTGTTCGTCGCTCGGTCGGAACTGCAGTTGCGTTTGACGTTTGTCTCCATGTGCAAGAACACACTTATCAACATGCCTATTAAACGACGTTGTGCTCCCCGTTTTACTAAATTTCATTGGATATCTGCAGAGCTTGCACACAGCCATCTTCTCATTCTTCACCATAACAGTGTCCAAATAGGGCCAACATCGagattttttctttctttccttctTTTGATATGGAATCTCGGTGTCCTGATTTGATTGTTGAGTTTCGACTTCCACAGTCTGACATTTTCTTTGACCTTTTCTTTTCCTCGAAATCTCTTCTTGTTCAGGTTGCTCAACAATGTTACCTTCATCAGCAGCAGTGTCTTCAGATGGTGTTTCATCGCCTAGACTTCTTAAAGATTCTTGCTGAAATTCAGCATTTTCGGGAATGACTTCAAAACGAGGCTTTTTCCTTGCTGCCATTTCAACTTAAAgacctaaaataaaacaaaggGATAGATAAACAACACAAATCGATGATAAAAAAGAGGGATATATGAAATAATAAAACTAATTGAACTCGATAAACACATACACGCGTAAATATAGTGAAAGAAATATGACTGAGAACTGAGAAGTGAGAGTGAGACTTACTGAATATGAAGCTTATTCGAGTAAGAATATGAGAGTCGATTAGGAATCTGAGATTCGATTGATTCGATTGAGTTAGAGTCTGAGAGGTGCGGGCGGTCTTGCTGCGGCTTTCCTGCTTTAGCATTTAGGATTTTAGGGTTTTAATTTTCAGAGTTCATACGTTAATTGGAGATGGATTGGGCCTGGGCCTGTAATTTAAATTTGGATTGGGCTTGTAaatctttaaaaaaaatacaatttttaacTATTTCACGAGCTACTCGATAACAACTCGAAATCGAGTCGGTTTGTTAGTGCTCGATACCAGCTCGAGTTCGGCTCGTTTCGTTAACGAGCTCGAACTCGAACAGAAATTTTGATCGATAAGGATGCTCGGATCGGCTCGAGATCGTTAAGAAAAAAATAAAGTTCGGTTCGTTTATGTCaaaactcggctcgactcggtTGGTTTACAGCCCTAATATATAGTGACTATTGTCTTTAATATTTTGCTAAATTATTATTGTCTTTTTACATCATCTCTAGGCACTTCTCGAACTATCTAGACCTTTCCGCATTTTCCCATCAACTCACTTAAAATTTGACAATCTTCTCCACTCACACCATGTTTACAACCTGCTATAATCTCTTCAATGGCAACTCTTTTCACCAGTTCATGCACTTGTTCTTTTCCAAGCCAAAAGAATCACCTTTCTTCTTTTGCATTTTCAAAGTCATTTATTTATTATACAAACCCTTGATTGAATTTTCTATTAAGTactaatttaataaatttaatcGATATTAATATTTTTATCGTGTAATTACAACGATATAAATATTTTTATCTTGTAATCACATACTTGTACATGCTAAAAACCGGGTGAATGATAAATttagtttttttatataaaattaacaaaaatgacCCAGTTCTACAAAGTTGCCCAACTTTATGAGATGAAATACCCAACTGTTAGTAGAGTATTACTTTATATGAGATATATCCAATTGCCAACTACTAACTTAACTACCAGTGGAATATCTTATAGAGAAATTGGGACTAGTGGAATATCTTATACAGAAATTACgatacccaactgacagtggagtattAAATCTGCGATACTCAACTGATAGTGGAGTATTAAATCAGCTAAAATTGACCAATTTTTTCAAAATAGATATTTTtgttaaaatttttaaaaaattgactatttttatcattttttccTAAAACCTTTCTGCATGAATTTTCttttcctatgtcatcttgtgCCCCAAATTTTTTTGGGCGAGAGACCAAGAGCTATTCGTCATATTCAATCTTAACCACAAAATTTTTTATCCCAGGTAGTCTACTTCAAGCTCAGTCCCCCTGTATATATATAGTGACTATTGTCTTTAATATTTTGCTAAATTATTATTGTCTCTTTACATCATTTCTAGGCACTTCTCCAACTATCTAGACCTTTCCACATTTTCCCTTCAACTCACTTAAAATTTGACAATCTTCTCCACTCACACCATGTTTACAACCTGCTATAATCTCGTCAATGGCTACTCTTTGCACCAGTTCATGCACTTGTTCTTTTCCAAGCCAAAAGAATCACCTTTCTTCTTATGCATTTTCAAAGTCGTTTACATTTCCCTCCAAAGCCCACATTAAAAGATTCAAGTTTGCTGTCAAGTATGAAAAAACAGAGGACTCTGGTTCTTCAACTTCCTCATCATCTTCTGTGGTAATTTCGAAAACTGAAGAAAAGGAAGATACACCGAAGAAAGATTTGTTAGTCGATGGAGAGGGTGAAGTGGAAGTTGAGGAACAGCAAGAAATGGATTGGAAAACAGATGAAGAGTTCAAGAAATTTATGGGAAATCCTTCCATTGAAGCAGCTATAAAGCTTGAGAAGAAAAGGGCTGATAGGAAACTTAAAGAACTTGATAGAGAAAATAGTGATAATCCAGTTGTGGGATTACTGAAGAAAGTAGCAATTGATAGTTTGTCAAGGCAAAAACAGAGGCTGGAGAAAGCTGAAGAGGCTTTTAAGGCTCTTGATCTCAATAAGGTAATGGTAAATAAATTCATCAACCTCTTGCTAATTCGGATTCGGCTTTTTATTACCACTCTGGTTTGAATTTCTTTTATTTAAGCAGCTTTGCTTTATGGAAAATTGATTTTAGGAATTACATTTCTACTATATAAATGAATAGTGTGCATAGTTTGCAGTAATGCCATTCTTGTTCCTTAACTTTTTTTGTTGGCGAGAAAATTAACATACTCATGAGTGAAATTTAAGAACTACATACCAAGAATCCAAATGTGTCGAAACTTGGAAGCAAATACGATTAAGCTGCATCATATCTTATCTTATCTTATTTTAACATCATACAAATTGTATGAGGTTAAGTTAAATCAATCTGTTAAACGCAAAAGAGGTTGAAATGATTTGATGAATTGTATAACATAGACAGATTGTAAGTGTGTATCAAATTGATGAGAGATCATGCATACTGCATACACATGGAGTCGGCCTAATGACTACTGAGGCAGAGCACCGGGCTCCTACTGATAAAATGTTGCTAGATGCTTTTGATTTAAATTGTGGATAATATCATAGTTCACTGTAGTACCTTCTATTTTTTTCCTctaatgaacaaatatcacatCTTTTGATTTTGTTGGGTGTTTTAAATGGCAGTTAAAGAGCTGTTTTGGATTCAATACTTTTTTCGCTAGGGATGTGAGGAGATTTGGGGATGGTGGGATTTTTATCGGAAATCTAAGAAAACCCGTTGAAGAAGTTATTCCGGTATTGGAGAAAAAGCTATCTGAAGCTGCTGGGAGGGAGGTTGTACTTTGGCTTATGGAGGAAAAAACTGATGACATTACCAAACAGGTAAATTCAGAAAGTGAAAGTCATCTTAAATGTTATAGCGGTTTTAATTGCATACATTGAACTGAAATAACTTCACTTGAAATTTAAGATCTCATTTCTGCTACCCCAGATTACAGTACTAATATATATACAAGGTAAtatattaaaattcataattgGTTCTTGTAGAAAAAATCAAACTTTATTTAATGGCATATATAGGCCTAGCAAAAAAAAACTTCAAACACAACTGGGGGGAAAAGCCGTTGTACTATTTATTTTCAGATTTCCTGTAACAGTTGAATATTTTTATTCTGACTACGTACTTTATAATTGGAAGGTTTGTATGGTACAACCTAAAGCGGAAATCGACCTCCAATTTGAGTCAACCAGGCTGAGCACACCTTGGGGCTATCTTAGTTCTATAGCTTTAAGTGTCACAACGTTTGGAACAATAGCCTTGATGAGTGGCTTCTTTCTTAAACCTGATGCTACGTTCAACGATTACCTAGCTGATGTTGTCCCTCTCTTTGGCGGCTTCATAACGATTTTGGGAGTGTCAGAGGTGTGATCTCTTACTAGTTACTACTAACTAGTATTACTCTGTtctgtttcttttctttttatagCAGTGGCGAGTTGTGAGTTTTTTTTTCAAGATCATGAATTAGAACACTGGGAATTTTGAATAAATGAAACTCAAGCATTTCTGGTTAGCAGTAGCATACAATAGTTTAGGTAACACACATTTTTTTGTGAAGAGTAATGAACTGATTGCCTGGTTAATATTTATTGCAGATAGCCACAAGGATAACTGCAGCACGTTATGCTGTGAAATTGAGCCCGTCCTTTTTGGTGCCCTCCAATTGGACTGGATGCTTGGGAGTGATAAATAACTACGAGTCTTTACTGCCAAACAAGAAGGCTCATTTTGATATTCCAGTAGCACGAACAGCCAGTGCATATCTGACATCTCTATTTCTTGCAGTGGCAGCTTTTGTAGCTGATGGTAGCTTTAACGGAGGTGATAATGCATTGTAAGAATTTAGCTACCCAATTATATATGGTTCCTTCTTGTAGTAAGTCAATTAGTAGTAGAGATTGTTATTTATATCCATCATCTGCATCGTGGAACTTCAATGCACATGTCCAGTATGTAAATACGGCATGTGTAGGCTTCTCTGGTCAGTTCACTTTTCCTATTACGGTTTTAAAGAGATCTATATCAGTTAAAGCTAAAACTTGCATTCATTTTGCAGGTATATAAGGCCTCAATTCTTTTTCAATAACCCTCTTCTTTCGTTCATCCAATTCGTAATAGGCCCGTACACGGATGACCTAGGGAACGTGTTACCTTATGCAGTTGAAGGTGTTGGAGTCCCCGTTGATCCGCTTGCTTTTGCTGGACTCTTAGGTCAGTGTTTTAGTCAGAGGTGTGCCTATGTGTAAGCGGGCACAGGCTCTAGTTATTAATAAGAGTAAATTACATAGTTTTGGCCGTATTTTACTCTGATTTTCAAAATAGTGGCcaaattttcaaattttcaaaACAGTGGCCAACTTTTCTTTCCGCCTTTCAAAAAAATGGCTGCCGTCAACTCCCGTTATTTAACGGTGCGAGAAAATactttaaatatattatttacgctttaaatatattatttatcggTGAAAACTTAACGGGAGTTGACGACAACCATTTTTTTGAAAGGCGGGACAAAAGTTGGccattattttgaaaatttgaaaatttgGCAACTATTTTGAAAATCAATGTTAACTGCGGTCACCCCTCTCTAATTTACTCTATTAATAATTATGACACTGTTTAGTAGACAGAGTAGATAGAAGTAATACTAATCAAAATATTTTGGAGTGCTAGATCTAAGCTTTAATTTTTCATTTATCTATTCATACAACCATTTAAATTTAAGCAAGATGAATACACGAGTTATAGTTTCGTTGAACTATAAAAAAACAGTACAACAGTCAGAAGTAAAGTTATATATTTAACTGAATTGGCTTTAGTTAATAGTTCTTCTGCTTGGTGAAGGAATGGTGGTAACGTCATTGAACTTGTTGCCATGTGGAAGACTTGAAGGTGGGCGCATTGCTCAATCCATGTTTGGAAGAAACACCGCCACTGTCTTATCTTTCGGGACTTCATTACTCCTTGGCATGGGTGGCCTCAGCGGGAGTGTTCTCTGTTTGGCATGGGGATTATTTGCAACATTCTTCAGGGGTGGAGAAGAGATACCAGCAAAAGATGAGATCACTCCACTGGGAGATGATCGATATGCTTGGGGTCTCGTACTCGGTCTCATATGTTTTCTTACACTTTTTCCGAATGGGGGAGGGACATTTTCTAGCTCATTCCTCAGTGCTCCATATTTCAGGGATGGTTTGTGAATAGAATTGTCTAATGTTGATATATATGTAGCTAATAGTTGTAACGAAGGCACATGGATCTGACCCTGGCCCGATGTTTCTTTGTTTCTCTTGTCAGTTAATATAAATATGAAAGTCACTTGCATGTATAAATATGAAAGTTTTCTATAATATCTCCAATAGACTCTTACGGCCTCTTAAAATCACTAAGTTTGTTTGGTTTGTGAGAGTTCAGATGTGTATATCACATTTTTCCAACTGAGTTGCTTATTTAGTGGTTATCTGGACTACAGATTTAGTTTGAATACACTTGATAATGCTTCTAACACAAATCACTCTCGTTTTACATAAGCAATGGCATCGGATTCGCCATCTGTTAACATATCAAGCCAATAAAAAAATCATAGTCGAGTTAATTTGTGAGCAAAGGACTATGCCCCTAATGTTTCTCACAAATTCCTTTACTAATTTTCTTTCAACGCCAAAGGACTATGTTATAGGATTTGATCAAAGATATTCATATCCAGATTATATACACCAAATAAACCAACACTTATCCAAGAAGCAAGCAAgtattaaaatatttttctcCCTCTCCCCTTAAATCTCCATTCggctttttataaaacaaaaaaGAAACTCAAACTCAAATCTCAAGATCAAACCATGGATAAATGCTACAAATAATTCCTAAACTTCATCATcatcaaactaaggtaagataaatcttttaTAGAATTTCCTTAAGGTTTTGATCTAGGTTTCTTAAGCACACCAAAGCCTTACCAAGCATCATCCATCAAGAAGAGAACCACCCAAGCTATCAGGAAAGGTAtaaaactccatccaaactttgtttaagctTTAAGTTTCAAGAAACGTAAAGATCTTGGATGTAAACTTAATTTTGATGATTGTTTTGTTGATTTCTTCAATATTATGGTTAGTTAAATGCTAAAGTTgatgttgttgcctcaagaattTGATGTTCTTGAGATTATTAAGTTGTTAAAATTTGGAATGATTATTGTTCGTTAGTAATTAGTAGTTTAGAGCCAAAATGAAACTCGGATCGTAAACGTAACGAAGTTAAAACGATCCAATCATGAAAGTAAGTTTTCTGCAGAAATACATAAAGTGTAAACTATATTTTCATGAAAACAAACCTAATAATAATAGATATTGTTGTAAGGATCGTTTAGGGGCTTGAATCGTTTGATTTTGATTTACGGTTTAAAAGTTAGGTTCGTTTTAGTAAAAATGATTTACGTGaaaaaaactgctacgaattatgaattttagaaatataaatgatcgacttaaaattattcaaaaatcatgaaaattttaaaGAGCGTATGAAATGGTGTATaataactgccataaaaatttcaagtgaaaatatggatttttcaattttataaaaatgtcggagcgGAGATCGAGCGAGTAAAATTTTTAAGAATCGCGAGAGGAGCCGAGTGGTAAAAATAAACGAGATTAATAGACATAAAGGATCGTGAAAAGAAAACGAATTTAATGAATACTCGTACTTTATTAAAATGACGAGAGTAAAGCGAGTCGTGGAAATCGATTATAAGCATCGCGTATTTACCAAGTGACGATAAATACGATTAGAATCTAACAGAACGATAATGTTCTTGATTATAGATTTTCGTACTAACTTGAGAGCTCCCTCCACCTCAAAACACCCCGACAATTTTACGAACCCTACTTCATATACTGTTATGTTGTGAAGAGTGTTTTACTGTCTTTCGTAGAAATGTCATATTTTTACATGATAGTAAAATATGAGATTTTACGTATCGATATTGATTGAGATTACGATGCAtatatcgtagaatattttaACGCTACTGAATAAGTGTGATGTATAAATTACAATACCGAGAGCCGGTCAgcttttataaattataaatccGGGAATCATCTCGGATATGTTTTAGACGATTAAAAGTCCGTAATTACTTTATTCCAAGGGGATCGATGTCCTCTTGCGAAGTATTAATTACttcatatttattttaaaatgattttcaaagatcgtattcccttaactctatttaattactcgaacaaataatattatttcagatattcatttaagaaggaagaagtattctccaactgttattttattttaatattttatatttattaaagattaatttaattacttaaacataaattggttgagaaatattaattcaaataatattttaaaaaatggaattattcgaggtttaaatatttcattattattatttaattattaaatatttattaaatgatttaattgatttaaaaatcattttaatacTTTCGGATCATCGAAAATATTATCTtgacgtattttaaatattttaaatattgtGTTAAAAAATACCCCCTTAAATATTTATCTGTTCGCAACGGTCAACCCACATTATCATAGTACTTCCTatgaaaattctcggaagtacatatatatacatatgagatgagttgtgcctatcaacaaaaAAAATGATTGAGGAACTTCGAATTAATTCCTGTTCCAAATTTACGATATTCCAGTAGCACGAACAACCAGTGCATATCTGACATCTCTATTTCTCGCAGCGGCAGCTTTTGTAGCTGATGGTAGCTTTAACGGAGGTGATAATGCATTGTAAGCATTTAGCTACCCAATCATATGTGGTTCCTTCTTTAGTAAGTCAGTTTAATAGTAGAGAATGTTATTTATATCCATCCTCTGAATCGTGGAACTTCAATTATACAACATTTTTGCAATCATACAACTGTTTTTTTTTTCGTTGTCTGAAAGGTAGTTTTTTcgttgtctatccaacactcgtgtgatcgAAGGTTGGACAACGGTTGTTTATACACTTGTAATAAGCGAGACTCAACAACGTTTTTTAATACCGGTTACAATCAAGAATTCACAACGGGTACTCTATACTAACCATTGTTAGGAAATTCTTTAAACAACTGTTTCTTTATTCAACTATCGTCTACCTAACTTAACAACAATGATTTTGTAGAAAAACCATTATTATTaacttattcgatattttcataaACAACAGTTTATAAACTTCTTTTAACTAGTTAAAATTGTTGTCactaatattttttttaaaaagataATGGTGTAAAAGATTTAAACCATTGCAAAAAAATATgaaaagacaacagtttttttaaaaaaatatgtgcACTGAGACATACAACAGTTTTCATCATTTTTAAGTGGGTTTCACACAActgtttacaaaattaatctcattatttaaaataaatcaattttaaaataaaataatattataataattcaATTGTTATATCACAATTGAAATTCAATTTATAATACAAAGATTTTGTACAAGAATTACAACTATAACTTAAAATCTATTTCTAAACATGCTCATTAAGGTACACAATAACTAATTTGCAACATTCACACTAGTCAATCAATGCAGCCATCCTGTGTGGCCAGGTTTACTCTCCTGTGTTGGCACTCCTCCTCTGTCTATCACTCGTCTGTCTATCACTGATTTCCTTCTCTCTCTCGGTGCTTCCAACTCTCTTTTTGTACCCTTTCCTAGTCCGGCAGAATATGGGGACCAACTCTATGTAGGCTTGATGCACGGGTAAATTCAGTTGTGCCACTGCTGATTGTGGCTCGGGAACTATCGAATATGCTGACACTGGCGCAATTCCTCCAGCCACTCTAGCAGAGTTCACGCTAACCCTAAACCCTTTTATAAGAAATGAAGAAATATCCTACAGCTAGCGGAGATTATATGAACATTAAAGTCAGGCACCTACTTTACCATCTTTTCTTCATTTTATTCAGAgttattcataaaaaaaatagATACTTAAGAAACTCACAACTGTCTTAAGCTCATGCCATTAGCCTAGATCTTTATAACCAGATCAGGGATATACTTACCTCACTAACAGAAAGAGATTGGGGCTGACGTGAGCTCCAGCACATGCCTTAACAAACTAGAACAAAAGAGTTCTTCGCTTCATTCCCGGCTAACAAAAGAAATTATGTAATAAACTTTTTAAGCTCGTGATATTTTAAATTCTTGTTTTGTCACTACTTAACCAGATTGTCATTGACTTTACATTAATCTTACTTCAAAACGAAGCAAAGGGATGAAGCTAGTGCTCAATTTGTATCATGTAAAGTATGTGAGCCATGATTCTGCTTTCATTGCTCATGTCAAGTTATCAACCGTGCACAATCAAATTTGATACATTAAAATAGTGCAAATTATGCATATAGTCTGTACATAC comes from the Apium graveolens cultivar Ventura unplaced genomic scaffold, ASM990537v1 ctg4136, whole genome shotgun sequence genome and includes:
- the LOC141701580 gene encoding putative zinc metallopeptidase EGY3, chloroplastic is translated as MATLCTSSCTCSFPSQKNHLSSYAFSKSFTFPSKAHIKRFKFAVKYEKTEDSGSSTSSSSSVVISKTEEKEDTPKKDLLVDGEGEVEVEEQQEMDWKTDEEFKKFMGNPSIEAAIKLEKKRADRKLKELDRENSDNPVVGLLKKVAIDSLSRQKQRLEKAEEAFKALDLNKLKSCFGFNTFFARDVRRFGDGGIFIGNLRKPVEEVIPVLEKKLSEAAGREVVLWLMEEKTDDITKQVCMVQPKAEIDLQFESTRLSTPWGYLSSIALSVTTFGTIALMSGFFLKPDATFNDYLADVVPLFGGFITILGVSEIATRITAARYAVKLSPSFLVPSNWTGCLGVINNYESLLPNKKAHFDIPVARTASAYLTSLFLAVAAFVADGSFNGGDNALYIRPQFFFNNPLLSFIQFVIGPYTDDLGNVLPYAVEGVGVPVDPLAFAGLLGMVVTSLNLLPCGRLEGGRIAQSMFGRNTATVLSFGTSLLLGMGGLSGSVLCLAWGLFATFFRGGEEIPAKDEITPLGDDRYAWGLVLGLICFLTLFPNGGGTFSSSFLSAPYFRDGL